Proteins from a single region of Paenibacillus sp. BIHB 4019:
- a CDS encoding response regulator, with translation MYKVIIVDDEMIVRHAVKTIIKWEGSRFEYAGSASSGVSAMELVRRSNADIVITDIKMAEMDGLKLIKCLLADGFKGEVLVLSNYNDFDLVREALKFGAYDYMLKLTLKTETFMQTLEEMAAKLDAKRRYFKPQTTTAAEQADGELAQLYDLLKKHDQAEEPQLNGNIFNQKERQAISRLQGLCCYTFTLYMPEGEHANYQTLDFHETLEKLAEGLFPNKHFLFVFHPRPNRYTLIISTPLLQNNVDPEEIAQRLIKLSEMYYGQVISVTYGQPATSFKHLIEQMSLNRQAEALRFYAAYQAGCQSNARLAADTNERFREAEAQLRESLRGSGDGAIERWVEQAFLLMESAAEHGIHSKSLKRIVAGGIWGLSNAAALQMDTPWNEKGWIEKVEAADSDSSLKLIIKELSNEILDSLGQGVQLSASTSSLRQEIRQALAYLNKHFADRVSISDVASYVGLSEPYLCQLFKAETGSSILTRLNEIRMNRAYDMLLSGKYLVKQVAIEVGIPDPFYFNRLFRKRYGHPPKNVKSMPPV, from the coding sequence ATGTATAAAGTCATTATCGTAGATGATGAGATGATCGTTCGTCATGCTGTCAAAACCATCATAAAATGGGAGGGCAGCCGTTTCGAATACGCAGGCTCTGCTTCGAGCGGGGTATCGGCGATGGAGCTCGTACGAAGATCCAATGCGGATATCGTCATTACCGATATTAAAATGGCGGAAATGGATGGCCTTAAGCTGATTAAATGCTTGCTGGCGGATGGATTTAAAGGCGAAGTTCTCGTCTTAAGCAACTATAATGATTTTGATCTCGTGCGCGAGGCGCTCAAGTTCGGAGCTTACGATTATATGCTCAAGCTTACGTTGAAGACCGAAACGTTTATGCAGACGCTTGAAGAAATGGCGGCTAAGCTGGATGCCAAACGGCGTTATTTTAAACCCCAAACAACGACTGCAGCAGAGCAGGCCGATGGCGAGCTGGCGCAGCTGTATGATTTGTTGAAAAAGCATGATCAAGCAGAGGAGCCTCAGCTGAATGGGAATATTTTTAATCAAAAGGAAAGGCAAGCGATCTCTCGGCTACAAGGCTTATGCTGTTATACATTTACGCTATATATGCCAGAAGGCGAGCACGCTAATTATCAAACGCTAGACTTTCATGAAACGTTAGAGAAGCTTGCCGAAGGGCTGTTCCCGAACAAGCATTTTTTATTTGTATTTCATCCCCGCCCGAACCGTTACACCTTAATCATTTCCACTCCCTTGCTCCAAAATAACGTCGATCCTGAAGAAATAGCCCAACGTTTGATTAAACTGTCGGAAATGTATTATGGACAAGTGATTAGCGTTACTTATGGGCAGCCAGCAACGTCATTTAAACATCTCATCGAGCAAATGAGCTTAAATAGGCAGGCCGAGGCGCTTCGCTTTTATGCGGCTTATCAAGCAGGGTGCCAGTCCAATGCCAGGCTTGCCGCAGATACGAATGAGCGGTTTCGTGAAGCAGAAGCCCAGCTGCGGGAGAGCTTGCGCGGCTCTGGCGACGGTGCGATTGAACGGTGGGTGGAACAAGCTTTTTTATTGATGGAATCCGCCGCCGAGCATGGCATACATTCGAAATCGCTAAAACGCATAGTAGCAGGGGGCATTTGGGGGCTTTCTAATGCAGCAGCCTTGCAAATGGACACGCCTTGGAACGAGAAGGGCTGGATTGAAAAAGTCGAAGCAGCGGACTCCGATTCCAGCTTAAAGCTCATCATTAAAGAGCTTTCGAATGAAATTCTGGACTCTTTAGGACAAGGAGTGCAGCTTTCTGCATCCACTTCTTCTTTGCGCCAGGAAATACGGCAAGCGTTGGCCTACTTGAATAAACATTTTGCGGATCGCGTGTCGATTTCGGATGTAGCGTCCTATGTGGGACTGTCTGAGCCGTATCTTTGCCAGCTGTTCAAGGCAGAAACGGGGAGCAGCATTTTGACCAGGCTCAATGAAATCCGCATGAACAGAGCCTATGACATGCT